In Symbiobacterium terraclitae, the following proteins share a genomic window:
- a CDS encoding NAD(P)/FAD-dependent oxidoreductase: MSATKDLYDITLIGAGPVGLFGVFYAGMRGMRTKVIEALPEVGGQLTALYPEKDILDVAGFPRIAAKRLVEQCKQQADQANPNATYVFNQRVERLTKLEDGTFELTTHTGEKHYSKAVVITAGIGAFEPNRIPNETARQYEGKGVFYSVTNVQQFEGKRVLVVGGGDSAVDYALMTEPIAQEVTLIHRREGFRAHEESLKKLAESRVHVKLFYELRAVHGDGDWVKQATIFDNRTGEEMTLDVDYVILGTGFKASLGNMLEWGLEIENKKQIVVNSKGETNIPGVYAAGDIAWYPGKIRLIATGFGEVATAVNNAKAFVDPGSAAFPGHSSEGKK; the protein is encoded by the coding sequence ATGTCGGCTACGAAGGATCTGTACGACATCACCCTGATCGGGGCGGGACCAGTCGGGCTGTTCGGCGTGTTCTACGCCGGCATGCGCGGCATGCGCACCAAGGTAATCGAGGCCCTGCCCGAAGTAGGCGGACAGCTGACCGCCCTGTACCCGGAAAAGGACATCCTCGACGTCGCAGGCTTTCCCCGCATCGCCGCCAAGCGCCTGGTGGAGCAGTGTAAGCAGCAGGCCGATCAGGCCAACCCCAACGCCACCTACGTGTTCAACCAGCGCGTGGAGCGGCTGACCAAGCTTGAGGACGGCACCTTCGAGCTGACCACCCACACCGGCGAGAAGCACTACAGCAAGGCCGTGGTGATCACCGCCGGCATCGGCGCCTTCGAGCCCAACCGCATCCCCAATGAGACGGCCCGCCAGTACGAGGGGAAGGGCGTCTTCTACAGCGTCACCAACGTGCAGCAGTTTGAGGGCAAGCGGGTGCTGGTGGTGGGCGGCGGCGACTCCGCAGTGGACTACGCCCTGATGACCGAGCCCATCGCGCAGGAAGTCACCCTGATCCACCGCCGCGAGGGCTTCCGGGCGCACGAGGAGTCGCTGAAGAAGCTGGCCGAGTCCCGGGTGCACGTCAAGCTCTTCTACGAGCTGCGCGCCGTGCACGGCGACGGCGACTGGGTGAAGCAGGCCACCATCTTCGACAACCGGACCGGCGAGGAGATGACGCTGGACGTCGACTACGTCATCCTCGGCACCGGCTTCAAGGCCTCCCTGGGCAACATGCTCGAGTGGGGGCTGGAGATCGAGAACAAGAAGCAGATCGTGGTCAACTCCAAGGGCGAGACCAACATCCCCGGCGTCTACGCCGCGGGCGACATCGCCTGGTACCCGGGCAAGATCCGCCTGATCGCGACCGGCTTCGGCGAGGTGGCCACGGCGGTGAACAACGCCAAGGCCTTCGTCGACCCCGGTTCGGCCGCATTCCCCGGCCACAGCTCGGAAGGGAAGAAGTAG
- a CDS encoding HAD family hydrolase, translating to MIRAVFFDVRALLYGPQGAELLAAVLQGEGTSASPEAVTEAMAGLPAEVREARGRIRTEEQEDEYHRAMLPLLLRALGHGDPAGPVLARLVEAVREYPAWWSMYPEALPVLAQLQRRGLALGVVANWEPSLRRFLAEFEIDHYFRVILSSMAAGVAKPDPRLFALGLEAVGCAAGEALHCGPSLPEDVAGAQAAGLRPVWVNRTGIPTGHEVVTVNDLRGLLLLLGNGGE from the coding sequence GTGATCAGAGCTGTGTTCTTCGACGTCCGAGCCCTGCTGTACGGACCGCAGGGCGCGGAACTGCTGGCTGCAGTCCTGCAGGGAGAGGGAACTTCCGCATCGCCCGAGGCGGTGACGGAGGCCATGGCGGGCCTGCCGGCGGAGGTCAGGGAGGCGCGGGGGCGCATCCGGACCGAGGAGCAGGAGGACGAGTACCACCGGGCGATGCTGCCGCTCCTCCTCCGGGCGCTGGGCCACGGGGATCCCGCCGGCCCGGTGCTCGCGCGGCTCGTGGAGGCCGTGCGGGAGTACCCGGCCTGGTGGTCGATGTACCCCGAGGCGCTGCCCGTGCTGGCCCAGCTGCAGCGAAGGGGGCTGGCCCTGGGCGTGGTCGCCAACTGGGAGCCCTCGCTCCGCCGGTTCCTGGCCGAGTTCGAGATCGACCACTACTTCCGGGTGATCCTCTCTTCCATGGCGGCGGGGGTGGCCAAGCCGGACCCGCGCCTGTTCGCCCTCGGCCTGGAGGCGGTGGGGTGCGCTGCGGGGGAGGCGCTGCACTGCGGACCGTCGCTGCCGGAGGACGTGGCCGGCGCCCAGGCGGCGGGCCTGCGCCCGGTGTGGGTGAACCGGACCGGCATCCCCACCGGGCACGAGGTGGTGACGGTGAACGACCTGCGCGGCCTTCTGCTGCTGCTGGGGAACGGAGGCGAGTGA